ACAAATCCTCTCTTCATAAaggttaaatatatatattgaaaaaagtGTTGGATCAACTTTGTGGTCATCTGTCTGCTGTAGCTTGTGATGCTGTTGAATATAATCTAATATTCAGTCTGCCCTCATTTATATAAATGGAGTGAACATGAGAAAACAGAAGCAACATTTCATCTGTCCTTTATAAATTGGCAACTGCGTAACATTATTtgctgtcactgtcttcatctgAGAAATGTCTCTTACTCACCTGCAGTGTTACGCCTACATCTGTGAGGACAAAGGTGTTGGAAGATGCTGCCCCCCCGTATGGCCACCTCCACACGTCCTTGATGCACAAAGCTTTGTTTCAAGAGCCCTTCAAGACGCtgtcacactcctcagcagacAAACCAGTGAGCCGCATCTCCACCTCGTCTACCTCTGGATTCTTTGAAAGAAAACAGAGTAGATTCATATCATCACAAGGATGGCTCGGTTCAGATTGTCTTACACACTCAAGCAACGGGTCCAGCGGTGGATCTGGTGACCAATTAGAAACTGTGGGGACAAACACCTGATCCCTCCCGACatgatggagagaaaatgagcAGGAGCTCTCAGCAGGGAGCAAGAGGAGAGGGATAATCCCTGATATTTGTTCACTGAAATaggagatgtgtttttcaaCGCCCGGAGTTGTTAAATTTAAATCTGTGCTGAAAAGTGGCGTGGTGGTGTGTGGTGTAAGTGAACAGGCTGGACATCCATCTTGTTGGCCAAGTTGAAACAGAGAACCTCCACTTGAAGCTTAGCCTTCGATTGAAGACATTAAAAATGGAGAGCATGCAGAAGGGGAAACGTTGGTCAATGAAGAATAGAAAGTAGACAAACAGGACGCTGTAGCTTGTGTTTCCCGATTGTCATCACAGCCGACTAGGTATCAGTCAGATAAAACAAGACCGGATGATAAGGAAGTGGaagaacacaaaatgacaaaatcatGGCGTGGCTACAGTCATGTGCTGAAACTATTTCTTGATTAAGTTAGTCTTTCTCATCTGCTAAGCCTCCAGCACTGATTAAATTGACAAgtcctgactgtgtgtgtacttgcaggtatttaaagtgtgtgtgtgtgcgtgtgagagagacagagagatgggcAACATGAGCTCTCATACAATTACAGAGCAGGGCAATTATCATTTAATGTGACACTGGTGTGTTTTTATAGACATATTAAATGCAGGTAGGAGAAGTTTGTGCACTCTTTTCTCTCACGCATAGAAATAGAAGGTCCGAGGTGTGTTGTTAAAAGGCAGTGACAAACAACCAATTTTTGTAATTTAGTTTTGCGTGTAAAGAAATACAGCTTTGTGAATTGAATATGCAAACTGATTAGTTTTTTAAATCCTGCTCTACAAGATCATTAATCATTAAGATCATTAAGTTTTGTGCACCATTTTCTAATTTGTTGTGCAACTGGTATCAAACATGCTCAAACCAGCTCAGGCCACATCAATAACATTAATTAGGCAACATGATCGGGTACAGATTGTACCTAAAGTCTTGCCAAGAAATCAGAATGATAAACACAATGACTTCATGAAAGGTGAGCTTTTGATGAGTAAGTAGGTGAGGATAATGTGTAGCTACAAATGGCACTCACAGTTGGCCATACAGTATGAGCCCAATGGCTCACAgccaaactaaaataaaattatgataTCTTCATCATTTTTAAAAGGAGCGCCCTCTGAATGAAATGTACCATGGAGAAAACTAAAATGAATCTAACTGATATAAACTGATTTCAATATAGTCGCAGTGGGTGAACCAGATAACATTAGCTTTATCATAAAACAATTAGAATATATAACAATTTAGATCTGTGGCAGTACAGTTTCCGCAGCTGGTTAATGTCACAGGTGTAGCACTGAAATCTGTGACCCCTTAGACGCTTTGACAATGGCACCACAGACAGTAATCTAGACACCTCTGGCCTCCATGTTTCTGCTATTACAGCTATCACAATGTGTCACCATATCTTTGTGTTCAGATAGAGTCACATTTACAGTATTTCCACAGCTGTTatccagttttttttaataacagttATCATACAGGATGATAAAGTCACATGCAGTGGTAATACTGCACAGCTCAAACTCTTCATCAGGTCAGTCAGATGTATTTACTACTCACATAACAGTAAAAATGCACATTTGCTCCACAGCACATTGATTTATCAAAGAAAATTAAACTAAGGTTACTCAGAAGTAGTGGTGGAAAGTAAGTACATTCACTCAAGAACTAAACTTAAGTagaagtacctcaaaattaACTTGGGTATTTCTATTTCATGCCATTTTATACTTCTACTTTTACTTATTTGGCAGCTAAAGTTACTAGTAGCTTTTCAGATTATTTTATAACCcatcaatttataaaaaaaaaagctacaccttgataaactataaaaatgtattaatgtaCCAGTGTTAATAATCCAGTAATATGATAATATCACATAATAATATAGACTAAATCTCACAGGGCTGGATCTGCCTTGTGGgaacttttaatacttaaagTAGAATAAGCTGATAACATTGCTGTACTTTAACTTGAGTAAGTAGCGTTTTTAAAGGCAGAGCCTTTAACTGAGTTTAACTGagtattttacattttggtattggtacttttacttgagtacagGCTCTTGAATACTCCTTCCACCACAGCTCCTTAATAGGACTTTAAAACATCTCAAAGTGTCTGGTAATTATAAAAAACAGCACTTTAGCTTAAAGACTTTCACGTTTAAAACATTCAGGAGCAGAATTAAAACGTAAAACATGTCTGAAATTTATTTTCACTCATCAACGGACacttattaataataaaagacGCTGTTTAACGCTTCAGTTTGTCAGTATCTTCACACAAACCCAAGCTAAACCCCGCAGCTAACGTATAGCTAGCCATACGCTAACTATAGGTGCcgtgctgttgccatggcaacgtAATGCTGACTTCTCCCGGAGCGATGTCATGCTAACTACCGGCTAGCGACAGACTTCAAAAATCAACTTTCAAACGACTAAACACGTCATTAGCGTGACTTTACCGTTAGAGAAAAGTGTGTCCTCTTGTTCCGGTGAGTCCCAACAACCGAGCAGCGTTGTGTTCTGtcgtcgttgttgttgttgttgtcgagTGGTGTTGTTGTGTTCTTGGCTCGAGGCACGGAGGAGACGTAACCTACAAATGTAAACATGAATGAACTCGAGGCACACGCGCGCCCTGCCTGTTCAGATGGAACGGCCCCTTTCAgccatcagccaatcacaagCAACGGGGTGTGAGAGGTCTcgtctctgattggttgttggcTCACCGATGAGAAAAGATGCATCTCCGAGATGATCCACAGGTGCACCTTGCAGCAGAGATAATGTATTCTGTTAAAAAGCGCATAAATGTTATACACATTTAGGAAATGTTTATCTGAAATAAAAGTTCTGATCATTTATGCCCTGAAAAAATGTACATATTAAATAATATTTGTAATTTGATTGCATAATATAAATCTGTTTATTCCTGTGTATGagcttttttcattttcttttttataaattACATAACACTTGACTTatatattgactttttttctactTCATATTTAACGTTGGTCATTGTTGCGTTTTACACATTAacatataatatcaatataaacTCCTTTCCCCACATACTTACACAATATTTATTTGTCCAGCATTGTTGTCcatctgttatttttatttagccTACTTAAGAGCAATCCAAGAAAAGCCCACATAGGCTTATATGTGTACACATACTTTATACATTAATTGTGATTTTAATTCTGATTCTATCTTATatcttatttatgttttattttatccctTATTTTAGCTTTTAGGCTACTATTTTCTGTTGAGAacctattttttttgtttttacgtGGATgagcttatttttcttttcttttttaaaaaatacatatttgagTAGCACTGTTAGAGGGAACCAGCAATCCTCATTGTTGTTGGGAGACAACAATGCTAGTCCAGCTTACAAAATAAGTCATTGTCTTTGGGATAAAACATGCGCACTTATATGACAAATATATTGCAAAAACCAAATTAAAACGTTGTAATTTGTCATTTCTAACACCTCTTATTCTAGTAGTAATAAGTAGTTTGTATTTCTTAATTTTAATGTCAATTTGCagcaatattttttatttaaaaaatttaattaattaattaaaaataattaaattgaaattaaattaattaaaatatctAACATTACAGAGGTCAGTTCCAGTTGCACTTCAGTGGATGTAATTTTATAATTCTAATTTTTGTTGCCTTCGTCAACAGtgttataataattatataaagaaaaagagaggacAGCCTCATTAGGTTAGATGTTTGTtagtatttaattattattatcttatagTCTGTGCGTTTCCAGATATTAGTGCTAAAATCTCAGTCATAACATATCACACAGCTCCCATGTTGGATGTTAGGAGCCTGTCATGCACCCAGACATGTTTTGTTCGCTTATAAATGACAACTAAAAAGGCAAAAGTACAACCAGCATAACACCACCAATATCTACCCAACGTTTCTATAGTAGGCCTAATGTAGGCTAATACAATCACAGGTTGTATTTTAACACACATTCAGTGTTACAAAACAGGTTTAATGAACAGGGTCAGTTCCATGACGTAAAAGAGTTTGGCTCCCTCTTGTGTTTTAATCTCACACCgcagaagagaggaaagaatgagctgtttaaactggcctacatttcccataatgcaactgcAAAGGGCGCAACTAAAGATGCCTTCCCTGGCAATTGGAAACACGAGCAAAGAGTATGATTTGAGCGCACATGAATCTAGCTGTGATTAATACCCTATTTGTGCTATTTTATTGTTGAATTCGTTTTTTCTTTGAATAATTATTCTAATGAGTGTCCATGTTTCCCGGAGTCCACTTAAAAGTAATTGTTTAGTTTAGTGTCGTTTCTTTGCATATTTTCTTAATACAATGAGgcacttttattttaatgtctgtatTGTATCTTGtttgtgttgtatgtttttctaACGAACTTCTAAACAGGTTATATGTTGTAAACAATGTGGTGATTGTTATCTAAGTATAAGAGTTGAGAAATTGTGCAGCCACAAAGCAGGAAATAGCCTATAAAATATCAATATGGTGCAAAAGTATAGGCAACACAGAATATAAGCAGGAATAATTTTGTTCATAAAAGATTAAATTGCTTTAATGAAATGTTGTGATTCCCCTCAGTAAATCAAACAACATCAGTTTGGATCTTCGCCTGAAAAGTGTTTTCTCTTCGTGCCGGACGTGTTGAGCACGTGGTACAAATATCCGAGGAGCACCTGAATGCATCAGAGAAGACAAGCGACGCTCGCGCTGGATGTTGGTAGTTGACGGAGTGTGACAAGTGACAGCTAACATGTaagttttatgtatttatgtcaatatttcatcaaaaatgtgagtTTGCTGAGACTTGTTGGAGTAAAAACAGTTGTGTGTGTTAAAGTAAACATTATATAACCGTTCGGGTGCGGTCTTTGTGACTCATTACTTTCGCTTTCTTTATTTCAACGTTTTAATTAAGCTAACATGAACGCTAACTGCCCTTTAAAAGTTTAGATTAACGTTAAATGGCGTCCGGAGAGAGAAGGCGGTCGTTTCAACATAAAGTGTAATGTTTTTAACGATGGGCACAGTGTTTTGGAGTTAAATATGACTGCGTAATCGAGTTGATGACAACTGAAAGTAAATTTCTAACGAcgtcaaaacaacaacaggaaaacGGAACTCTGTTAAAAACACCGGAGCTTCTTTCTGTCACGACACCTGCTGTCATCAGTCAGGCTCCTGCTGTGTTTCATCATCGCTCTTTATATGTGTACTGGCTGTAGTTCAGCATGGCAGAGGCAGATGACCCCACAGCGCGGATCTTCTCCCAGGTGGTGTTCACGGACACCCCTCAGACATACCCGCCTTCGACCCCCGTCACCTGCAGCTACACCCTCAATACTGCTTTCCAGCCAAACCCCAGGGACTGGGTGGGCATCTTTAAGGTGAGGAAACAATATCTGCTTTTATGTCTTTATGATGTGCTGAATGGGCCTAAGCAGGATTTCCTCAAGTACTGTCCTTAAGTGCAAATTTGAGGTTCTTAATGTGAGTATTTCTGTTTTATGCAATTTCATACTTCTACTCAGCTGCATTTGTCTCGCAGCTTTAGTTGTGTCCATACCTCTCCTCCACCACATATCTCCAGATGTACtgattttgaatgtttgtgattatcagaatttgatttattgccaagaaaaTTTGATTAAAAGTAAGTCTGGCAAAAATCAAGACACATATATATAGGATAtaataaagaaacaacaaaaatatgacaaaaaataccaTTAAAAATACGCACAACACAGGCTATCtggattaaaatatatatataaattaaaattaactgAATGATGAAGTGTTTCTGTATGTGTTAAGAAAATTCTCCGTCTTCTTAAGCGAAATAAACTCCTCAAAAACCCTCTTGGGTCAGCTGGAACATgcatcgtcacaaagctgaaaacagctgtttttgtgACACCATGAAACTTTTTAGAGATACATGGTTCTCACAGGGCAGCCACACCACAAGTACGTGATGATCTCAtatgcattgctgtagattaaactaccctaTCATATAATAATAAGTTAAAATTAGCACAACCTTTAACATTAACAGCAGTAAAAGGCAAcgtacacatgaatgcagcaggaATAATAATCCAAAAACATCTTATATAATACTAAAACACTCAcaggaacattttactgcacaacaAACACTTGTATTCTTTAAACTTAAGGTAAAGTCTGCTGataatacttttacttaagcaaCATTTACTGGATCTGACTACTTGTTCCACTACTGTCTACGTGGTGCCACTGCATCTGAGTTTTGTCTGACTTTTCTTATACAGGTCGGGTGGAGCACAACAAAGGATTATCATACCTTTGTGTGGGTGGAGCCGTGTCTGGATGTGGTAGGGCAGGAGTCAGCGACGAGGCAAGCTGTTTTTAAGGGTGAGAAATAGTTTCACTCTTACCGCAGAGTGCAAATGCTTGGTCATGTCTGCAGTGTACACTTCCTGTCACCTTTCTGAACACTCagagtgtgtagtgtgtaaacAGTTTGAGCATAATTATTGACGCAAGctgttaaatctgtttttatgaGCTGCTGTGGCATACTGTACGCCTGATCCTCTGGCTCAGTGTTGTTGACATCATATCAGCTGTGGTCAAAtcctcagattcagattttgtCGAGGTGATCTGGCAATTTTAGTGACTTTTAGATAAATGGTCCCTGAtctttttggcttgtgaccccCTATAATAAAGTGATGTCTACTCGTGACGTGTCATGACAGGTTTTAGCCCCAGTGTGGACCTGAACTGTTCATTTTCCTTCAGAGATAGTTTCATTTCAGGCCCCAAAGAGCTGAAGGTATTCAATGTCTCACGTGATAAAAGCAAATATTACTGGAGAGCCAGAAAACACAATGTTGTGTAACAGAAATCTATTTTTGCTTATCTTGTGACCCTTAACATTTATCTTGGAAGCCCCAGGACTGTCCTGGCCTCACACTGAAGATCATTTAATGACATTTGCTGCTCTAATGATATTTATAGATTCCACAAAGACTCCTGTAAACATCTGGATAAAGTATTTTGTCTGCTGCACAATGACAgagatttttatattatttcttAGGTTGCAGCTAACACAAATGATATCTCCTTGCAATATTTAAAAGCTTTATTATCAGTTATATTTTTCTATATTGATGCTACTTTcgatttttttacattttcatacagAATAAAGTCCTCATATTATTCTTGTGTCACAAAACTAGAAAGGAGATATGTTATTTCCAGCTGCTTAGATTGGAAATAGAGTCATAACTTGAGAAACTGgtcaaaaatgtcatcatgCAGGGGACATTATATCATTTAGATTATTAAAGGAGTCTTTGAGGATTCTGGAAATACTTTCAGAACAGAGCATCGTGTTTTAAACAATAGTCTGGGTTTTTCAAAGAGAGACCAGTatttattttcacaggaaaacagATGTTTAGAGCTGGaactcaaatgtttttttaatagatttAATTTCTGAACTTTTAACACTAAgatcacacaaacactgacataaaaatactggacaggaaaaaaaagaaaaagacgacaacaaaaaataaaaaacagatagatgatataataataatgatgataagaAATTCTAAGCAGaatgaaaacacactgccaGCCAGAGAATAAACACTACAATTATATGCCAGTTTGTAATGTTTTAATTCTCATACTTTTTACATCAAAATTATTCTCTTAAttagtgcattttttttatactCTTACTATCATGGTTGACTGATTTCACTGCTTTGaaaagtcaaaatttatttatgcacatgaattaaaaaaaatatatgtaaaatatttaaaaaatctaaCAAATAATAAGAGaacattttctctattttttaaatgtattatttatttttgtgatttttttagtACTAttttttctattcttttttaaaattgtattttatttgaaatgattGAAAATGTAGGGCAAGATAGTGGGTAAGGGTCAATAGGGAGAGAGGTATTGATACACGCGTGTTGATGTGTGATGTCAATGTGTCGTATCTGGTAATCAGTCctttgaaattattttatatttatcagAATTAAACTTTGTTATCTTtcatatttaaaacataaaaatgtatgtgagatgataaaatgtgaaattatctccccaaaaaggtttaaaaaaaggaaaaacattttttctatgCAGTTACATCCTAATTAGATGCTTAAGAAAGGCAGCTGCACCGGAAAGGACAAGTTAAGCCAACAGAATGTATCTTAAGATAAGATTTCTGATTGTAAGATGTGtgcacacctgaatgtgtgacCAGTTTAAGACACAACATGGGTTTTTTAGATATTGTAATGGGCCCTTTTCACCATTCTCTGACATATTACACACTAAAAAACTGATTTATTGACAGTTTAATCAACAGTGAGGCCTGTGGTAGAATAATTTAATTGTTCCTGTCCCATCAGAGTACTACCTGCCCAAGGATGAGATCGAGTTCTACCAGTTCTGCTATGTTGACAGTACTGGTCAGGTGCGGGGAGCCAGCACTCCTTTCTGTTTCAAGAGCCCGGTGGAGCAAAGCATCGAGAGCAGCCCGGATGATGAACTCCTCGTTATTACAACACAGGTATTAAATGCAAAGGACAGATGTGAAGCTAAAGCCAGCGACTGTATCTCTAACTGCTCAACAGGGCGATAGCACCGTGTAAACAATCAGACAATAAATGACTGTGGAAATATTTGATAATAAACTCGTATTTTTAAACTCACAGTTACTGATTGATTGTGAAGCTCTGTGAAAAgataaagtgtttatatgtagTGAAACAGTCCGAGGGTGAAAGTAAATAAGGCTTTATAttgatttaatgtgtttttgtgaacCCAGGAGCAGGTCGAACAGAGCGTACGTGAGAGAGCTGAGCTGCAGAAAGACCTGGATCAGATAAGAGAGGAAAATGAAACCCTAAAAACCGATCTacaggaaaaacagcaagagGCTGCAAGCTTGAAGGTTTGTTGAGAGCAGATGAACACATTTGCTCATTGCACAACAGAAAGAAATAGTTAAACAGACATTGAACTTTGATGTTTGACACAGTTTGATTTATTTCCACAGGGGCAGATTGAACAGAAGGAGAAAGAAATGAGTCAGCTGTCCAAAGAAATGGATCAAATCAAGGAACAAAATGAAGACTTGAAAAGCactttacagcagcagcagaaagaaTCTGACAACTTGAAGGTTTGTTTGCAGTTCAAGTGTGAAATCTAAACTCCGTATTACCGCATATGTGCCAAATCTCACTTTGATGTTCCTACCAGACGGAGATGTTGATCCAAAAGACAAAGCAGATGGATTTACAGCAACATGAGCAGAAACAACGGAGTCAAAGCTTGAGTGTAGACGGAGAATCAAAGCAAAATGAAGTGAGATAATGTTTTCTCTTTAACTGTTCAAGGCTCAGACAAAATCTTGTATTATCTActtattgtttaatttttttttagaaacaagCTCAGGAGAAATACGACCGAGCTGTGATGAAGATCAACCTGCTCAAAGAGGAGCGTGAGGAGCTGAAGGGGAGGGTTGACTCTCAGTGTGTGGAGATCGTCACGTGAGTCAAATCTGCACGTTTAAGTTGAACTTGGTATGCAATTGTCTCTGGCAACTAATggctgttttttgtgtgttttttagacTAAATTCCAAActcagagaaaaacagagagaactGCTCAACATGAACGACAGCATCCAGCTCCTTCAGGTAAATCTACTTTGTAGTGCAACACGTTAAAGCATAAAGCTGCTGAattctatatttttatttctgttaacAGACCTCAACAATATTAACCTGTCTTTTAAGACCTTCTGACTTCCATACACTGTCTTTAACGCTTAGCCCCGAGCCCattggttcctactgaagacaaataaatgtagtttaattttttcaaagtCTCATCAATTTCCTGAAACAGTTGGGCGCTGTAGTTTTAGTCAGATGTTGATGAAAAAGGAGGAAATGGTGCATTTATTGGGGACTATCTGTGCGTCCCAATACCCACATTAACATTCTATTTAGtacaccagaaaaagatttagtgtgTCAAATGCAATATggcaaaaataccaggatgttcaaCTACATCTGGTCCGATTTCACAGTATGTAAGCCAGCATTAGTTTCTGGCTagtctgacccacaatcctctgcgcagAGGAAGACACATCACActgactgagctgcaaacagatgacaTTTTGACAGGTAACTGACAGCTCTTAGAAGCTGTAATGAAGGATTACGGCACGTTCAAGTGACCGATGATCGGctgaatagtaataatagggGTACGACAACATGacataactatgaaaataacGATGACAGAGAAATTCCACTATCGTAAATGTAATATGTCAGAATCTGCAATGTATGCAGCTATAACTTAAAAGTTGAACTACATACAACGCCAAGTAataacagcagagctctccagGTTGATCTCAGGTTGTATGaacaagagggtcaaagttcagggagTAGTGTTATGAAGAAGCAGTATatcctgattgtgtgcatactgcatgcaacagtacgtactttTAAAGTACCTACTAAGACTAACAGTAAAAAGTGTGTGATTCACAATGCACCCTGTtgtccacatttggtgctctagtgagtacctgtggcagcaggatggtgtgtgtgggactgagtcaaaataaactacagtgtgtgtgtgtgtgtgttcttgataatgaaggaacatgaCATCCTGTGCACCAGAGTGACTCATTGGTGTGTTTTTATGCCTGCGTGCCAGCATCCGtcatggctggaggcattatgctTTGGGGTTGTCCATCTCTTTCTCATGAACGCGATAACTCAAAAACGCCCtgagggaatgtcttcaaattggcacaaatgtccacttggactcagctaTGAACTGttgagaatttggtggtcgaacggaaaggtaactgtgaccttacaaaacatgtttttggccatagcttaaagctatagtgcgtaacttgtACAGGTcagtaaatgtccgtttcacccaagccactactagaggagatgacacaatgctgattaaatcgatcggctcctctaacatctcgcgggatttttcaatatatatcatttttagtatgcgtgtcgaccggcgacattcctgcgctggcacacaggaaatgcttcctcacaacaagaagggagggggaggaagagcggagagtgtcatagcaagaggtagagcacaggtagaaagagaaagcaacatggcggagaagcagccgagacacggttcagaagtggatcctaccacaaaggcaagtgttactctgtgtacacggaagtgccgccggcttattagttgtaataacgcattatccgctgggaggcgacagaacttacgcactatagctttaaggaTTCATaaactaattatgacaaaatttcacacaaatgcctAACAGGAtataataatgaagtgatggcattttGCAACCAAATGGTCAaatgtcaacttcactgtgacatcagaacgtgcaaaaacacttttcagtcAGGTACTGAATCAGTGACATTAATCTTTGGTGTCCATCTTGATACTGAGCTGAttatatagatcttctgtgttgcCGGGTGGAAGATATGTGTGacgcatccatgttttcacagacatggatgtaaatcaTAAGTGCGACTCGACTGGTTCGCAGAGGTGTTCAACTGTGAGACGGAAATTCTAGTTAATAGTTTTTGGATGAcagtggagctctatggcacagagggaAGAAAATATAACAGGCTTTGATACACACTCAATATCTGTTAGTAGAAAACTACAGTATGTTAACAGCGTTTTCGATTAAGGAGGGATAGTAAAGGTAACAGCACAGACCATAACTTCTAACTACCCTGCCAGTCAATCAGACTGACATCACAAGTTAAATCGGCTCAGGAATGAAATGCATGTCATTATAAACACCATGACTGCTGCACTGACATGATCAATATAAGAAAAGGTCAGGTGAAGATGATCAAAACTTTGTTCCTGTACTCAAATGTGTGCTTTACCTTTGGCAGGTGGACCTTCAGACaagtgagaaagagaaggagaggctCTCTGCAGAGCTGCAAAAGCTGCAAAGCCTCACACACAACATGGAGGACATGAAGAGAGAGAACCAGGAGTTATGTAGGAGGCTGTCGCAGCAGGAGGCGGTGCAGAACTGTCCAGATGATGACCTGagggtaaaagaaaaaaaggcttaaattttttaaatagaaacaaTACTGACGTGACTTTTCCTTTATGTTAAATGCTTCATGTCCTCCTCAGGCGCGGTGTCAGACTCTCGTCAGCCAGCTACAGGACGCTCAGGCAAAGCTGGCGGCTGAGAGGGAGGAGACCAAAAACGCCAAGAGACAAGCTGAATATCTGGACAGAGACCTGCAGCAAGTCAGAGACCAGCTGGAGAGAGTGGTCTCATCGTTGGAGCAGGCAGAACGAAGAAGTGGCAAACGAGAGGTAAACTCAAAGGTGCTGTTTTTCAGATAATAGTGTGATTCCAACAGCTTGTGGAAAGGCCCCTTCCTGTTCCAACATGACAACGCCCTGTGCACACCCAAGCAAACTTTATGTAGTAATTTACAACAGAGAAGTTACAAGAAGGACAAAAGGAGGAAGTGAAAGAATGTAAGAAAGACAACAAAATGTAAACCAATCAGACAAAATAACAAAGATAAAGAGACAGTCAAAGACAATAAATGggttttaagatgttttttaaatatgttgcttCTCTGAGACTCTGAGGGAGGTCGTCTAAACGTCGTGCACAAAGCCAGCTCCATAGAATAATGG
The nucleotide sequence above comes from Epinephelus lanceolatus isolate andai-2023 chromosome 21, ASM4190304v1, whole genome shotgun sequence. Encoded proteins:
- the calcoco2 gene encoding calcium-binding and coiled-coil domain-containing protein 2, with protein sequence MAEADDPTARIFSQVVFTDTPQTYPPSTPVTCSYTLNTAFQPNPRDWVGIFKVGWSTTKDYHTFVWVEPCLDVVGQESATRQAVFKEYYLPKDEIEFYQFCYVDSTGQVRGASTPFCFKSPVEQSIESSPDDELLVITTQEQVEQSVRERAELQKDLDQIREENETLKTDLQEKQQEAASLKGQIEQKEKEMSQLSKEMDQIKEQNEDLKSTLQQQQKESDNLKTEMLIQKTKQMDLQQHEQKQRSQSLSVDGESKQNEKQAQEKYDRAVMKINLLKEEREELKGRVDSQCVEIVTLNSKLREKQRELLNMNDSIQLLQVDLQTSEKEKERLSAELQKLQSLTHNMEDMKRENQELCRRLSQQEAVQNCPDDDLRARCQTLVSQLQDAQAKLAAEREETKNAKRQAEYLDRDLQQVRDQLERVVSSLEQAERRSGKRELQLREAHEVIADKDGLMEEKEHMMLLLTKEKDELARENQNLMSDIEGLRRICAELQAAPPADTPHMQPETTSLATTTSTTHEWQQQETPEQSGDLYENIGRAPDQEEEALVCRHCQESFPCITRHELEQHEQSHRVCPFCTMICDNMEQSVFEDHVYGHEL